In Leptospira harrisiae, one genomic interval encodes:
- the eboE gene encoding metabolite traffic protein EboE — MRTKYGHLTYCSNIHPGESWSDHFFHLKSNLPVIRQKVSPNAPMGLGLRIANEASIELLNPQRLGEFKSWLNKEGFYVFLINGFPYGGFHETVVKESVYQPDWTTKDRLDYTLRLFKILSELLPQGMEGGVSTPPLSYFYFDSEESSRIKRKFVATKQIADVTLDLIQIKIESGQTLHLDLEPEPDGILGNVKLWVHWFLEDFLPVVIPMIQAKWDVSLEIAEQMAKNHIRICLDACHAAVSFQDSQMIVKILSKHSILVGRIQISSALKVKFSSETDRLLELVSSFDEPTYLHQVVIQSEGKVLDSYPDLPEAIRNGKNQFVEWRIHFHVPVFLESYGLLTSTQKELLELLNLQKQYLITNALEVETYTWGVLPKELQVPITDSIIRELEWVKTVLGEEL; from the coding sequence ATGAGAACAAAATATGGCCACCTAACTTATTGTTCTAATATCCACCCTGGCGAATCTTGGTCAGACCATTTTTTTCATTTAAAATCAAACTTGCCTGTTATTCGCCAAAAAGTATCTCCCAACGCACCTATGGGTCTTGGACTGCGTATCGCCAATGAAGCCTCTATAGAGCTGCTGAACCCGCAGAGATTAGGTGAGTTTAAAAGCTGGTTAAACAAAGAAGGGTTTTATGTATTTTTAATCAATGGATTTCCTTACGGCGGTTTTCATGAAACCGTTGTGAAAGAAAGTGTATACCAACCGGATTGGACAACCAAAGATCGGTTAGATTATACATTGCGTTTGTTTAAAATTCTTTCTGAATTGCTGCCTCAGGGAATGGAAGGAGGAGTTTCTACACCTCCATTGTCTTATTTTTATTTTGATTCAGAAGAATCCTCTCGTATAAAAAGAAAATTTGTCGCAACCAAACAAATTGCAGATGTTACGTTAGATTTGATCCAAATCAAAATTGAAAGTGGTCAAACATTACATTTGGATCTAGAACCAGAGCCTGATGGAATTTTAGGCAATGTAAAACTATGGGTGCATTGGTTTCTGGAGGATTTCCTTCCTGTCGTCATTCCGATGATCCAAGCAAAATGGGATGTTAGTTTAGAAATTGCTGAACAAATGGCAAAAAATCATATCCGCATTTGTTTGGATGCATGCCACGCAGCTGTTAGTTTTCAAGACAGCCAAATGATTGTTAAAATACTTTCAAAACATTCCATTTTAGTTGGGCGAATTCAAATTAGTTCTGCATTAAAAGTCAAGTTTTCAAGTGAAACCGATCGATTGTTGGAACTAGTTTCCAGTTTTGATGAGCCAACATATCTGCACCAAGTTGTCATCCAATCAGAAGGAAAAGTATTAGATTCATATCCTGATTTGCCAGAAGCGATTCGCAATGGTAAAAACCAATTTGTTGAATGGAGAATCCATTTCCACGTGCCGGTGTTTTTAGAATCTTATGGCCTTTTGACTTCTACTCAAAAAGAACTGCTGGAACTTTTAAATTTACAGAAACAATATTTGATTACTAACGCTTTAGAAGTAGAAACATATACTTGGGGTGTTTTGCCCAAGGAATTACAGGTTCCCATAACCGATTCAATCATTCGAGAGTTGGAATGGGTTAAAACTGTTTTAGGCGAAGAACTCTAG
- a CDS encoding DoxX family protein codes for MKKFLVYSLGAFYITAGINHFFSPEFYLEMMPDYLPFHVLLNVTSGLAEITLGSLVLYERMRKMASYGIIILLLAIYPANINMLLTALEGKDYGVPIWALYARLPFQFLFIYWAWLVRDYKWSSESTESQ; via the coding sequence ATGAAAAAGTTTCTCGTGTATTCTCTCGGGGCGTTCTACATAACAGCGGGTATCAATCATTTTTTCTCTCCTGAATTCTATTTGGAAATGATGCCAGACTACCTTCCTTTTCATGTACTTTTGAATGTTACGAGTGGACTTGCAGAAATTACCTTGGGTTCCCTCGTGCTTTATGAACGGATGCGAAAGATGGCAAGTTATGGAATCATTATACTTCTTTTAGCTATTTATCCTGCAAATATCAATATGTTATTAACGGCTTTGGAAGGCAAAGATTATGGAGTCCCCATCTGGGCATTGTACGCGCGATTACCGTTCCAATTTTTATTTATTTATTGGGCCTGGCTTGTGCGAGACTATAAATGGTCTAGTGAATCTACTGAATCACAGTAA
- a CDS encoding 3-dehydroquinate synthase — MFESKFPSLSSEFEVKFRYTVQFTKRIFHPENPTLSRFFISENKTGVTKKALVVLDEGLIIHFPNLVSEILNYFLEISSEVQLTEDIMIVPGGETCKNDPKIWESLISAVDRFGIDRHSYIIGIGGGAILDLVGYVASVSHRGIRLVRIPTTVLSQNDSGVGVKNSINYQGKKNFLGTFSPPIAVFNDLSFLESLDDRDWRSGMAEAIKVALIKDPSFFDWIESNAIRLKNRNLETMSYLIHRCAELHMNHIANGDPFEFGSSRPLDFGHWSAHKLEYLTEFFLRHGEAVAIGMALDSIYSFQMNLLSEESRDRILKLLKQLGFATYHPKLSEKDKQNLFLGLKEFQEHLGGKLTIMLLCGIGVTKEVHEMDLTSLASSVDFLEHFV; from the coding sequence ATGTTTGAAAGTAAATTCCCTTCTCTTTCGTCTGAGTTCGAAGTTAAATTCCGTTATACGGTGCAGTTTACCAAAAGGATTTTTCATCCAGAAAATCCAACTTTGTCTCGTTTTTTTATTTCAGAAAATAAAACAGGGGTCACAAAAAAAGCTTTGGTTGTTTTGGATGAAGGTTTAATCATTCATTTCCCAAATTTAGTTTCAGAAATTCTTAATTATTTTTTAGAAATTTCTTCAGAAGTTCAGCTAACGGAAGATATAATGATCGTTCCCGGTGGAGAAACTTGTAAAAACGATCCGAAAATTTGGGAATCATTGATCAGTGCAGTCGATCGTTTTGGAATCGATCGTCATTCTTATATCATAGGCATTGGTGGAGGGGCCATTCTTGATTTAGTTGGTTATGTGGCTTCCGTATCACACCGAGGTATACGGTTGGTTCGCATCCCAACTACGGTTTTATCACAGAATGATTCCGGTGTAGGAGTCAAAAACAGCATTAACTACCAAGGAAAAAAAAATTTCCTAGGAACATTCTCGCCACCTATCGCCGTGTTCAACGACTTAAGTTTTTTAGAAAGTTTAGATGATCGTGATTGGCGGTCTGGAATGGCTGAGGCTATCAAAGTTGCTCTCATCAAAGATCCAAGTTTTTTTGATTGGATAGAATCGAATGCCATAAGATTAAAAAATCGAAATTTAGAAACAATGTCATATTTAATCCATCGTTGTGCGGAACTTCACATGAATCATATTGCCAATGGGGATCCATTTGAATTTGGTTCTTCAAGGCCTTTGGATTTTGGACACTGGTCCGCTCACAAATTAGAATACTTAACTGAGTTTTTTTTACGTCACGGTGAAGCAGTGGCCATTGGTATGGCTTTGGATTCCATTTATTCCTTTCAGATGAATCTTTTGTCAGAAGAAAGTAGGGATCGTATCCTAAAATTGTTGAAACAATTAGGATTTGCGACTTACCATCCCAAGTTATCTGAAAAAGATAAACAAAATTTATTTTTAGGATTAAAAGAGTTTCAAGAACATCTTGGAGGAAAACTCACTATAATGTTGTTATGTGGTATTGGTGTAACTAAAGAAGTGCACGAAATGGATTTAACCTCTTTAGCATCTTCCGTTGACTTTTTGGAACATTTCGTATGA
- a CDS encoding PP2C family protein-serine/threonine phosphatase gives MKFLFLVFLFFTIPVGAEVVSLEEGWTFQRDGEKETKPILVGVPLVKQGYEVPLRGKYRLKISVSTFPESSQAIYMDRVHSADQTFWNGVPIGSTGSFSPDYYPYWHKVRYYEIPISLLTKGENELVVDIECRETQFRCGIFRSIPVFGTQDEIKDKMVFEDVNQILIGALFFGIFLQQAVGYALNRSSKSGLYLAGTAIFFVGWRLPSVNKIHFLMIHPEVLVRLLFFCQFIFPVFILLFVHTLFDRRISKLAFTTFFLDTVLAFIHLLPMDPDHRFYLVYIWYLLLAIKVPILIQLLHRNYKKTAEAIVVSLGALVATFFGIADVITDVITGKNAYLTQYGILTFLFAGVFAIALQSARTRRELRNLNESLEMLITLRTQELHKQYKLLHDDLVMAAGLQSKLIPPMEFKHQTLSVASVFMPMEKIGGDYFDYYIHEDGSVTFLLCDVLGHGIAAALIASMLKVNFLEIAPKEKDPAKFMLDLNLKMLPVVEKNYITAVVSHFDLKNSVMKYSVMGHPSPYSMNIVSNSLAALGGRGPIMGWKKDIFVETFSHDLSPGDRFFFYTDGITESQNKNRELYGESRLKEQLAGGFDLSLFELNEKIKKDIRNFAFRLSDDVTYFTIDIK, from the coding sequence ATGAAATTTTTGTTTTTAGTATTTCTATTCTTTACGATTCCTGTGGGGGCAGAAGTGGTTTCCTTGGAAGAGGGTTGGACATTCCAACGTGATGGTGAAAAGGAAACCAAACCAATATTAGTTGGAGTTCCTTTGGTCAAACAAGGTTACGAAGTGCCATTACGAGGCAAATATCGACTAAAAATTTCGGTTTCAACTTTCCCTGAGTCTTCGCAAGCAATTTATATGGATCGGGTTCATTCTGCTGACCAAACCTTTTGGAATGGAGTGCCCATTGGTTCGACAGGAAGTTTTTCTCCTGACTATTACCCGTATTGGCATAAAGTGCGTTATTATGAAATTCCCATTTCTCTATTAACAAAGGGAGAAAATGAACTTGTTGTGGATATCGAATGTCGTGAAACACAGTTTAGGTGTGGAATCTTTCGATCGATACCGGTTTTTGGAACTCAAGACGAAATTAAAGATAAAATGGTTTTTGAAGATGTAAACCAAATCCTTATAGGTGCCTTGTTTTTTGGAATTTTTTTACAACAAGCAGTTGGTTATGCATTGAATCGATCTTCTAAGTCTGGATTGTATTTAGCTGGTACAGCTATTTTTTTTGTAGGTTGGCGATTGCCTTCTGTAAATAAAATTCATTTTTTGATGATTCATCCAGAGGTTCTGGTTAGACTTTTGTTTTTTTGTCAGTTTATTTTCCCCGTCTTTATTCTGTTATTCGTTCATACTTTATTTGATAGACGTATTTCGAAACTTGCGTTCACAACATTTTTTTTAGATACCGTTCTTGCGTTCATTCACTTACTTCCAATGGATCCCGATCATCGGTTTTATTTGGTTTACATCTGGTATCTATTACTTGCAATTAAGGTTCCAATTCTGATTCAACTATTGCATAGAAACTATAAAAAAACTGCGGAGGCTATTGTTGTTTCTTTAGGTGCACTGGTAGCAACATTTTTCGGAATCGCCGATGTCATCACCGATGTGATTACAGGAAAAAATGCTTATTTAACACAATATGGCATTTTAACATTTTTATTTGCTGGGGTTTTTGCCATTGCCTTACAAAGTGCGAGGACAAGAAGAGAACTTCGAAATCTAAATGAATCTCTTGAAATGTTAATCACTTTGCGTACTCAAGAATTACACAAACAGTATAAATTGTTACATGATGATTTGGTTATGGCGGCAGGTTTACAATCTAAACTAATACCACCTATGGAATTTAAACACCAAACACTGAGTGTGGCTTCAGTGTTTATGCCAATGGAAAAAATTGGTGGTGATTATTTTGACTATTATATTCATGAAGATGGATCTGTTACTTTTTTGTTATGTGACGTACTTGGTCACGGGATTGCTGCAGCCTTGATCGCCAGTATGCTAAAGGTCAATTTTTTAGAAATTGCTCCCAAGGAAAAAGATCCCGCCAAGTTTATGTTAGATTTAAATCTTAAAATGTTGCCTGTGGTCGAAAAAAACTATATCACTGCCGTAGTGAGCCATTTTGATTTAAAAAACTCTGTAATGAAATATTCTGTGATGGGACATCCTAGTCCTTATTCTATGAATATTGTTTCAAATTCCTTGGCTGCCCTCGGAGGAAGAGGCCCCATCATGGGTTGGAAAAAAGATATTTTTGTAGAAACATTTTCACATGATTTATCGCCAGGGGATCGATTCTTTTTTTACACCGATGGGATTACAGAAAGTCAAAATAAAAATAGGGAATTGTACGGAGAATCAAGGTTAAAAGAACAGTTAGCGGGTGGCTTCGACCTCTCGCTTTTTGAATTAAACGAAAAAATTAAAAAGGACATTCGGAATTTCGCATTTCGTTTGTCAGATGACGTAACATACTTTACGATCGATATCAAATGA
- the perRA gene encoding peroxide-responsive transcriptional repressor PerRA produces the protein MDLSYQKTKELLESHGIRPTSQRLEMAHLLLERHQHLFAEEVFHLVNSHFPHASRATIFNNLKLFSEKGMLGTLELKSGVTHFDSNIGPHHHALNEETGEITDVEMDQELESKVLDELKESYFRKTGKNLDNVKLVITMRGK, from the coding sequence ATGGATTTAAGTTACCAAAAAACCAAGGAACTCCTGGAATCTCATGGGATTCGACCCACTTCGCAGAGATTGGAAATGGCACATTTGCTTTTAGAGAGACACCAACATCTTTTTGCTGAAGAAGTTTTCCATTTGGTCAATTCCCACTTTCCGCATGCATCACGAGCTACCATTTTTAATAACCTCAAACTTTTTTCTGAAAAGGGAATGTTAGGTACTCTGGAATTAAAAAGTGGTGTAACACATTTTGATTCCAACATCGGTCCACACCACCATGCTCTCAATGAAGAAACAGGAGAGATCACAGACGTGGAAATGGATCAAGAACTCGAATCTAAAGTATTGGATGAATTAAAGGAAAGTTATTTTAGAAAGACAGGTAAAAATTTAGATAACGTAAAACTAGTCATCACAATGAGAGGGAAATAA
- a CDS encoding ketopantoate reductase family protein produces the protein MKTVYPSIALSGIGSVTATIIHALYQNSIPFQILCRNKNRYQFLCDNPIRFRGPKGNLVSIDLNGYLTNIQNCQDTFDYIFIGCKNQNLLEYLEETKKFLKPNGKLILIQNGIPESHLESYQSQILGGVVGWNTQTLQDGTYYQSNVGSLILGGISNSKPDPIWNLLLPPYIPLILTDQLAGYRWHKLAINAIINGLAASKQQTLGELFLNKNSRKDALDTLTEIKSVMNVLQIEEQVVPGSFSIQKLGGGKGALPTWVRHIILILLGLKYFRIRTSMVQDLDNKRKTEIDYINGEVVTIANDRGVLVPKNEWIVKKVKELEEKI, from the coding sequence ATGAAAACAGTTTATCCTTCCATTGCTTTGAGTGGCATCGGTTCTGTTACCGCAACGATCATCCACGCACTTTATCAAAATTCAATTCCTTTCCAAATTCTTTGTCGTAACAAAAATAGGTATCAGTTTCTATGCGATAATCCAATTCGTTTCCGTGGTCCAAAAGGTAACCTTGTGTCCATTGATTTGAATGGTTACTTAACAAATATTCAAAACTGCCAAGATACATTTGATTATATTTTTATTGGATGCAAAAACCAAAACCTTCTTGAATACTTAGAAGAAACAAAAAAATTCCTAAAGCCTAATGGGAAATTGATACTCATTCAAAATGGAATTCCGGAATCTCATCTAGAATCTTATCAAAGTCAAATCCTTGGTGGAGTTGTGGGATGGAATACTCAAACTTTGCAAGATGGAACTTATTACCAATCAAATGTGGGAAGTCTCATTCTCGGTGGAATTTCTAATTCAAAACCAGATCCAATTTGGAACCTACTGCTTCCACCATACATTCCTTTAATTCTAACAGACCAACTTGCGGGTTATCGCTGGCATAAACTTGCAATCAATGCGATCATCAATGGTTTAGCTGCTTCAAAACAACAAACTTTAGGTGAGTTATTCTTAAATAAAAATTCGCGAAAAGATGCATTAGACACTCTAACAGAAATTAAATCAGTAATGAATGTTTTACAAATTGAAGAACAGGTAGTACCTGGATCGTTTTCCATTCAAAAATTAGGTGGAGGAAAAGGTGCATTACCAACTTGGGTACGCCACATCATACTCATTTTACTTGGCTTAAAATACTTTCGCATTCGTACTTCCATGGTTCAAGATTTGGATAATAAAAGAAAAACAGAAATTGATTATATCAATGGTGAGGTTGTTACAATTGCAAATGACAGAGGTGTCCTTGTGCCAAAAAATGAATGGATTGTTAAGAAAGTAAAAGAGCTTGAAGAAAAAATATAA
- a CDS encoding Crp/Fnr family transcriptional regulator, translated as MSAEEIKVVNYSKGAAIVVQNSINTGNFFIVRSGRVSVDSEHIVVDHELAYYEAGDSFGLVSALTEHRFLVTLFADTDVELVQIPIRLLGSYLKERKELAMKILGLYSRELRTLQKHLSKANKPADRDYHPERLVLNARTYLSWQKPNLAAYSLQTFIKWSKENNSTDNLTEATELLNSIGANYKPFVWDSMQSNLEAGEILFVESEKNNEIYVVLEGNVKLFSIVRGYEYVIDVLGPGEIFGEMSLIDNAPRMASAITETKSKILRVTAENLFESVGPSLLQKIFESIARRIWFSHQRLVILRLKTPVIRLYAYLYNSIRDQDIRLGRNLDESLANAHTIYIQMEELCNMCGIIKVKQEIIHEFMTDTNLVIEPNRITIKSRKRLEEKLGHYKSKEGQIVA; from the coding sequence GTGTCTGCAGAAGAAATCAAAGTTGTTAATTATTCAAAAGGTGCTGCCATTGTTGTGCAGAATTCCATCAATACCGGAAACTTTTTCATTGTCAGGTCTGGCCGGGTTTCGGTCGATTCCGAGCACATTGTTGTGGATCATGAACTTGCTTATTATGAAGCTGGCGATAGTTTTGGGCTAGTTTCTGCTCTCACCGAACATCGGTTTTTAGTGACATTGTTTGCAGATACAGATGTGGAATTAGTTCAAATTCCTATTCGACTTTTAGGATCTTACCTCAAAGAAAGAAAAGAACTCGCAATGAAAATTTTGGGTTTGTATTCGAGAGAACTCAGAACTTTACAAAAACACCTTTCGAAGGCTAATAAACCTGCGGACCGCGATTACCATCCAGAGCGATTGGTACTCAATGCTCGAACCTATCTTTCTTGGCAAAAACCTAATTTAGCTGCTTATTCCTTACAAACATTTATTAAATGGTCAAAGGAAAATAATTCAACAGATAACCTAACAGAAGCTACAGAATTACTTAATTCAATTGGAGCAAATTACAAACCTTTTGTTTGGGATAGTATGCAATCCAATTTAGAAGCTGGCGAAATTCTTTTTGTTGAAAGTGAAAAAAATAACGAAATCTACGTAGTGTTAGAAGGTAATGTCAAACTTTTCAGTATAGTTCGTGGATATGAATATGTAATCGATGTTTTGGGACCTGGAGAAATTTTTGGGGAAATGTCATTGATTGACAATGCTCCGCGAATGGCATCTGCAATAACCGAAACAAAAAGTAAAATTCTGCGAGTCACAGCTGAAAATTTATTTGAGTCGGTAGGACCATCTTTACTTCAAAAAATCTTCGAGAGCATCGCTAGACGTATTTGGTTTTCTCACCAACGTTTGGTTATCCTTCGTTTGAAGACTCCTGTAATCCGACTTTATGCTTATTTGTATAATTCCATTCGAGACCAGGACATTCGTTTGGGCAGAAATTTGGATGAAAGCCTTGCCAACGCACATACAATTTATATCCAGATGGAAGAACTTTGTAATATGTGTGGGATCATCAAAGTCAAACAAGAAATAATTCATGAATTTATGACAGATACAAATCTTGTGATTGAACCAAACCGAATTACGATCAAAAGTCGCAAACGTTTGGAAGAAAAATTGGGTCATTATAAATCAAAAGAAGGGCAGATTGTCGCTTAA
- a CDS encoding MarR family transcriptional regulator, with the protein MTKEPKKKLLDNTKKGGQWTFLSNHSHVLMCLSKDPEIRLKDVAVLVGITERAVQAIVKDLVEAEILEKSKDGRRNQYIIQTEQKLRHPLEANHSISELLRLGK; encoded by the coding sequence ATGACAAAAGAGCCAAAGAAAAAATTGTTAGATAACACTAAAAAAGGAGGGCAATGGACCTTTCTTTCAAATCATTCTCATGTTCTTATGTGTTTGAGTAAGGATCCGGAAATTCGTTTGAAGGATGTTGCCGTGCTTGTCGGAATCACTGAACGTGCAGTACAAGCCATAGTTAAGGATTTGGTTGAGGCTGAAATTTTAGAAAAAAGCAAAGATGGACGTAGAAACCAATATATCATCCAAACAGAACAAAAATTAAGACATCCTCTTGAGGCAAATCACTCTATTTCGGAACTACTCAGGTTAGGGAAATAA
- a CDS encoding sensor histidine kinase, which yields MKTLLNRWGVYRLLNLGVTDQLGLESSVRVQLSNLVAILGIFSNIEYSIFFVIAGAPYYQIMNIIHIFVICSLIYVLYLNTRQRYFFSRILLIITISVPLFCVSTISFGTSGGFYYYFLMFAIVPFVIFPYEEKGWILFVFLMNTAFYIWFEFFGSPGNFKKGTLLYYKEVQDLFRINSVVSCLSFVALFMFYFLRNINRIQKEMTRINDHKDRIFSILAHDLKGPIGTISTYLGYITKSLPEREELLFGLNELKKSTNQTYLVLENLLDWVQNETQKTQCNPSNLNVSKILRNALDLLNIQATEKGISWETNISEEDCVYCDERMTATVLRNILSNAIKYSHPNNKVFIETEKNSNCLEIRFQDFGVGMDSDLIAKISEGKKFDSGFGTSGEKGTGLGLLVCKELLTEQEGSIQVFSKPMEGTKIIIQLPLAN from the coding sequence ATGAAAACCCTTTTGAATCGATGGGGAGTCTATCGGTTGCTCAATTTAGGAGTGACGGACCAATTGGGTTTAGAGTCTTCCGTTCGCGTCCAACTTTCCAATTTAGTTGCTATTTTAGGAATATTCTCGAATATCGAATATTCCATTTTCTTTGTAATCGCGGGTGCTCCCTATTATCAAATCATGAATATCATTCATATCTTTGTGATATGTTCATTGATTTATGTGTTATATCTTAATACAAGACAACGGTATTTTTTTTCTCGAATTCTATTAATAATTACAATTTCCGTTCCATTGTTTTGTGTATCCACGATTAGTTTTGGAACCTCTGGTGGATTTTATTATTATTTTCTAATGTTCGCAATTGTTCCTTTTGTGATATTTCCATACGAGGAAAAAGGGTGGATACTCTTTGTCTTTTTAATGAACACGGCCTTTTATATCTGGTTTGAGTTTTTTGGGAGTCCAGGCAATTTTAAAAAAGGAACTTTATTGTATTATAAAGAAGTACAGGACTTGTTTCGCATTAATTCAGTTGTGTCCTGCCTGTCATTTGTGGCTTTGTTTATGTTTTATTTTTTAAGAAATATCAACCGAATCCAAAAGGAAATGACTCGGATCAATGATCATAAAGACCGAATTTTTTCTATCCTTGCACATGATCTAAAGGGACCAATTGGAACAATAAGCACATACCTTGGTTATATTACAAAATCTTTGCCAGAAAGAGAAGAGTTACTTTTTGGTTTAAATGAGCTAAAAAAAAGCACAAACCAAACCTACCTTGTATTGGAAAATTTGTTGGACTGGGTACAAAACGAAACACAAAAAACGCAATGTAATCCTAGCAATTTAAATGTATCGAAAATTTTAAGAAATGCATTGGATCTACTGAACATACAGGCAACTGAAAAAGGTATTTCTTGGGAAACTAATATTTCGGAAGAAGATTGTGTATATTGTGATGAAAGAATGACTGCAACGGTTTTGCGTAATATATTATCTAATGCAATAAAATATTCTCATCCCAATAATAAGGTATTCATTGAAACAGAGAAAAACTCGAATTGTTTGGAAATTCGGTTTCAAGACTTTGGAGTGGGAATGGATTCCGATTTAATTGCAAAGATTTCCGAAGGAAAAAAATTTGATTCAGGATTTGGAACCTCTGGCGAAAAAGGAACAGGCCTAGGTTTACTCGTTTGTAAGGAATTATTAACGGAACAAGAAGGGTCGATTCAAGTTTTCAGTAAACCGATGGAAGGAACAAAAATTATCATTCAACTTCCTTTAGCAAATTAA
- a CDS encoding alkaline phosphatase family protein, with protein sequence MKQSKNQSFQKTVVIDVVGLSSNLVGDYTPFLKNFLAKRNTLLIEPMLPAVTTSAQSTYLTGKWPSEHGIVGNGWYDHEDAEIKFWKQSNHLVTAEKIWEKAKKIDPNFTCSKMFFWYNMYSSADYSVTPRPQYHADGVKAPDCYSYPPELREELQSALGQFPLFHFWGPNANIKSTQWITDATIYVDKKYNPKLTFVYLPHLDYCLQKFGPDVSKIQNELLQLDSVLQKLIEYYESKDTKIILLSEYGITPVHRPIHINRILRENGLISVRNERWYELLDPGASKAFAVSDHQISHIYCNDPSVQKQIIDILKVVPGIKLVLDKKAQKKHHISHKRSGDIVVVADSESWFTYYYWLDDSKAPDYARLVDIHRKPGYDPCEMFMDPKKPGIKLRAGLKLLRKKLGFRYLMDVIPLDASLVKGSHGALHQKREFYPIFSTAKFYPQKEISAIKVYDLIWDQMTSQI encoded by the coding sequence ATGAAACAGTCAAAGAATCAGTCGTTTCAAAAAACCGTCGTTATTGATGTTGTTGGGCTTAGCAGTAACTTGGTGGGTGATTACACACCTTTTTTAAAAAATTTTTTGGCGAAAAGAAATACTCTTCTGATAGAACCGATGTTACCTGCCGTCACTACGAGTGCTCAATCAACTTACTTAACGGGTAAATGGCCGAGCGAACACGGAATCGTTGGAAACGGATGGTATGATCATGAAGATGCTGAAATTAAATTTTGGAAACAATCCAATCATTTAGTAACTGCAGAAAAGATTTGGGAAAAGGCCAAAAAAATTGATCCCAACTTTACATGTTCAAAAATGTTTTTTTGGTACAATATGTACTCTAGTGCAGATTATTCTGTCACCCCAAGGCCGCAGTATCATGCCGATGGAGTCAAAGCTCCCGACTGTTATTCTTACCCTCCAGAACTTCGGGAAGAATTACAATCAGCCTTAGGACAATTTCCACTATTTCATTTTTGGGGACCAAATGCCAATATCAAGTCCACACAATGGATCACCGATGCAACTATCTATGTTGATAAAAAATACAATCCTAAATTAACGTTTGTTTATCTCCCACATTTGGACTATTGCCTTCAGAAATTTGGTCCTGATGTATCAAAGATACAAAATGAACTTTTGCAATTAGATTCTGTTTTGCAAAAGTTAATTGAATACTATGAATCAAAGGATACCAAGATTATCCTACTGTCTGAATATGGAATTACTCCAGTTCATAGACCAATTCATATCAATAGGATTCTAAGAGAAAATGGGCTGATCTCTGTTCGTAACGAAAGGTGGTATGAACTTCTTGATCCAGGTGCATCGAAAGCCTTTGCCGTATCTGATCACCAAATTTCGCATATTTATTGTAATGATCCAAGTGTTCAAAAACAGATTATAGACATATTGAAAGTTGTTCCTGGAATCAAACTTGTTTTAGATAAAAAGGCCCAAAAAAAACACCATATCAGCCACAAACGATCTGGTGACATAGTGGTGGTAGCCGATTCAGAGTCTTGGTTTACATATTATTATTGGTTAGACGATAGTAAAGCGCCAGATTATGCGCGTTTGGTGGATATTCATAGGAAACCAGGGTATGATCCTTGTGAAATGTTTATGGATCCAAAAAAACCTGGTATCAAACTTAGGGCAGGGTTAAAATTACTACGTAAAAAACTAGGGTTTCGGTATCTGATGGATGTGATTCCTTTGGATGCGAGTTTGGTCAAGGGTTCACATGGGGCATTACATCAGAAACGGGAATTTTACCCCATTTTTTCCACAGCCAAATTTTATCCCCAAAAAGAAATTTCTGCTATTAAAGTGTACGATTTGATTTGGGACCAGATGACTTCCCAGATTTAA